Proteins encoded together in one Palaemon carinicauda isolate YSFRI2023 chromosome 45, ASM3689809v2, whole genome shotgun sequence window:
- the LOC137634843 gene encoding LOW QUALITY PROTEIN: uncharacterized protein (The sequence of the model RefSeq protein was modified relative to this genomic sequence to represent the inferred CDS: deleted 2 bases in 2 codons) — PERDALHEPLTGKVECLRRGLVLQLEALALSYPTLRIRARSSVSLPYLAMDQGPNQLLHRLSESLSSGSSGTNSYSNSSSGDGLVMGSGRGVCVDQHSVADTRSTLDEEYEDFQDNNETKSGDSNGVLKDVDVTQDDLDDNDDVYMETLDAVAFSTVIASCDKHGVLSKKTKGLLRNMKNYHCVAANCMLYLYLKETDERQRKTIDLTGYTARIATGEDIRDQRKRDSAFEIVGPGKKTHTFIARTARDRIEWLAALGRTIKAGRSRTLPSMSSLSGIFGNNITADMNTLILPPKASPPAPAVSKSNDTNKEDDFYYHDVAEDAKEEVYEVVGPEGTVFGKPVGTPETSPFQPAPNPSGDDSDLQDYDPVSPEDIPPPLPECPPPSTTSFGRRPPERPPLPVNVQDRINKQAARPLPDAPKDANYNSYDPGGIYCEIEEDFDETVDENPVELTSEYNNFSGDTSYVNRSNVSQDVKKPRAVSADGLPMDSGSMSPLSSRASTNSLVGSFSDEILMNMNLSDPNLTQPNLHKYMMRPSLCRTPPRLPPKGVPLPTVDDDDSEYKVPPSSIMDAEYQIPPSPIPTDVEPESTSHDSSGQVLAASEMYQVPPSPTAVPVKSSNNDKEKSEVEEKCKAVPSGVNEKSEIQPKSTLKNLSKQFDRKDFSLGRDFRNNKSSNQGTSVKDMIARLNKNKDTTEVNNTAKPKEIQSSPGNVAIGSRDQVDGDNATKSSSVSCPPEVKSAKPNLPPRPQNLFSKATLTPKNSLTAEEEKKLTTPAKATESDDDYYETPEGNSFDSTSQQDFNGVLNRDSLWKGKSEAALDSSPTAAGEWYVAKFAFVATTDQAISFNRGDLILVHETSTHSGWWKATVKGRTGVVPREYLKKKES, encoded by the exons CCTGAGCGAGACGCTCTCCACGAGCCCCTCACGGGGAAGGTGGAATGCCTCCGAAGGGGCTTGGTGCTGCAGCTGGAGGCCCTGGCCTTGTCCTACCCGACGCTGAGGATACGAGCTAGGTCCTCTGTGTCTCTGCCTTACCTGGCTATGGACCAAGGGCCGAACCAAT TGTTGCACCGCCTGAGCGAA AGCCTAAGCAGTGGAAGCAGTGGTACCAACAGCTACAGCAACAGCTCCAGCGGCGACGGGCTGGTCATGGGCAGCGGCAGGGGCGTCTGCGTCGACCAGCACAGCGTCGCTGAT ACCAGAAGCACTTTGGACGAGGAATACGAAGACTTCCAAGACAATAAC GAGACGAAGTCTGGTGATTCGAATGGTGTCCTGAAGGATGTTGATGTGACCCAAGATGACCTTGACGACAACGATGATGTTTACATGGAAACTCTCGATGCTGTCGCCTTCAGTACAGTTATAG CCTCCTGTGATAAACACGGCGTTTTATCCAAGAAGACGAAGGGACTATTGAGAAACATGAAGAATTACCACTGCGTGGCTGCCAACTGTATGCTCTACCTGTATCTCAAAGAGACGGACGAGAGGCAAAGGAAG ACCATTGACCTTACTGGATACACAGCAAGGATTGCCACAGGGGAAGACATCAGAGACCAGAGGAAGAGGGACTCGGCTTTTGAAATCGTTGGCCCGGGCAAGAAGACTCACACT TTTATTGCACGAACGGCACGCGATAGAATCGAGTGGCTGGCTGCACTGGGACGTACGATAAAGGCTGGCCGTAGCCGAACTCTCCCATCGATGAGTTCTCTGTCCGGAATATTTGGTAATAACATTACAGCTGACATGAATACGCTCATCCTTCCACCAAAAGCATCTCCACCAGCTCCAGCTGTTTCAAAGTCCAACGacacaaataaagaagatgattttTACTACCATGATGTTGCTGAGGATGCCAAAGAGGAG GTGTATGAAGTAGTTGGTCCGGAAGGGACTGTGTTTGGAAAACCAGTTGGAACACCAGAAACCTCACCATTCCAACCAGCACCAAATCCATCTGGCGATGATTCAGATCTCCAGGACTATGACCCT GTGAGTCCAGAAGACATACCGCCTCCACTTCCTGAATGTCCACCACCATCCACTACCAGCTTTGGCAGGAGACCTCCAGAGAGGCCTCCCTTGCCTGTAAATGTTCAAGATCGAATAAACAAGCAAGCGGCAAGACCTCTTCCAGATGCACCCAAAGATGCGAATTACAATTCCTATGATCCTGGAGGCATTTATTGTGAAATTGAGGAAGACTTTGATGAAACTGTTGATGAAAACCCTGTTGAACTAACTAGTGAATATAATAACTTTTCTGGAGACACGAGCTATGTGAATCGGAGTAATGTAAGTCAGGACGTAAAGAAACCCCGTGCTGTGTCTGCTGATGGGCTCCCTATGGATTCAGGTTCCATGTCTCCCCTAAGTAGCAGAGCGTCAACAAACTCCCTGGTTGGATCGTTTAGCGATGAAATTCTTATGAATATGAATCTGTCTGATCCAAATCTCACCCAGCCTAACCTTCATAAGTATATGATGCGTCCATCGCTCTGCAGAACGCCTCCAAGGTTACCCCCAAAAGGGGTCCCATTGCCaacagtagatgatgatgattcagaGTATAAAGTACCACCATCTTCTATTATGGATGCCGAATACCAGATCCCTCCGAGTCCAATTCCAACCGATGTAGAACCTGAAAGCACAAGTCATGATTCTTCGGGACAAGTCCTTGCTGCCTCTGAAATGTACCAGGTCCCTCCTTCACCGACAGCCGTACCGGTCAAATCAAGCAACAATGATAAAGAAAAGTCAGAGGTTGAGGAAAAGTGTAAAGCAGTGCCTTCTGGGGTAAATGAAAAATCAGAGATTCAACCCAAAAGTACTTTGAAAAATTTAAGTAAACAGTTTGACAGAAAAGATTTCTCTCTTGGTAGAGACTTCAGAAATAACAAATCATCGAATCAAGGAACATCAGTGAAGGATATGATTGCCAGactgaataaaaataaagatacaacAGAAGTTAACAATACAGCTAAACCAAAGGAAATTCAATCAAGTCCTGGAAATGTGGCAATTGGCTCTAGAGACCAAGTTGATGGAGATAATGCTACCAAAAGTAGTTCTGTTTCATGTCCACCCGAGGTAAAGTCAGCAAAACCCAATTTGCCTCCCCGACCTCAGAATTTATTCAGTAAGGCCACATTAACCCCAAAGAATTCCTTGACAGCAGAAGAAGAGAAGAAGTTGACGACACCAGCAAAAGCTACGGAGtcagatgatgattattatgaaacgcCAGAAGGTAACAGCTTCGACAGCACTTCGCAACAAGATTTTAATGGGGTTCTGAACAGAGACAGTTTATGGAAAGGGAAATCTGAAGCAGCTTTAGATTCATCACCAACAGCAGCTGGAG AATGGTATGTTGCCAAGTTTGCCTTCGTTGCGACAACCGACCAAGCGATAAGCTTTAACAGAGGGGACCTAATTCTAGTGCATGAAACTTCAACTCACTCTGGATGGTGGAAAGCAACCGTCAAGGGTCGAACTGGCGTCGTTCCACGTGAATATCTCAAGAAGAAAGAATCTTGA